The Bombus pascuorum chromosome 9, iyBomPasc1.1, whole genome shotgun sequence genome has a window encoding:
- the LOC132910351 gene encoding uncharacterized protein LOC132910351: MNLLIVFALITVASGNPGLLRVPKVYNAVITSNQNLSPSRAYPVIQPIIHRTAVGYVPPVYYTQIAPHLAGPEVVHLPQNPLKSYNQPDVHAEPTATIEQSKPTDAKDKIEATNPSAEENKGLKSEPKSKNGEQEPLSFYPNYQSLYYDPYFYTYSGFNPHLVPGTYYVDYQPYGTLEPIPATTPKNGFSEHLLPAYHEEKKLAAKEQKEKIPDVPPPPLPTAVPKSS; the protein is encoded by the coding sequence atgAATTTGTTGATCGTCTTCGCGTTGATAACCGTGGCTTCAGGAAATCCAGGACTTCTTCGGGTTCCTAAAGTGTATAACGCCGTGATTACAAGTAATCAAAACTTGTCGCCGTCCAGAGCATATCCAGTGATTCAACCGATAATCCATCGAACAGCGGTTGGATACGTGCCACCGGTTTATTACACGCAAATAGCGCCTCATCTTGCCGGACCAGAAGTCGTTCATCTTCCTCAAAATCCTTTAAAATCATACAATCAGCCTGACGTACACGCCGAACCCACCGCTACTATCGAACAGTCGAAACCAACCGATGCGAAGGATAAAATAGAAGCAACGAATCCAAGTGCAGAAGAGAATAAAGGTTTAAAGTCAGAACCTAAGAGCAAGAATGGGGAACAAGAACCTCTAAGCTTCTATCCCAATTATCAATCGTTATACTACGATCCCTATTTTTATACGTACAGTGGATTCAACCCTCACCTGGTCCCAGGGACCTACTACGTCGACTATCAACCCTATGGCACTTTAGAACCTATTCCAGCAACCACACCGAAGAACGGGTTCTCTGAACATCTGCTTCCAGCTTACCACGAGGAGAAGAAGCTCGCTGCAAAGgaacagaaagagaaaataccAGATGTACCACCGCCACCCCTTCCGACAGCTGTGCCCAAAAGTTCCTGA